In one Clostridia bacterium genomic region, the following are encoded:
- a CDS encoding TatD family hydrolase, producing MSLTTAAMYIDSHAHIEGKQFEQDRGEVLTRAQAAGVEALLAIGNGDGPGTLDCAANYAAKHDWIWATTGIHPHEARLADKAAYDELERVAHLPKVIAWGEIGLDYWYDHSPRDVQQAVFREQMQMAKVAKKPIIIHCRPSKRGEDAWDDCLRMLREEWAATGLGGVLHCFTGELKHVRAALDLGFLISFAGNVTYPKALNIQAAAREVPAESFLIETDSPYLAPVPHRGKRNEPAFVTETARFIGELRGTSAEEVGRQSSANFYKFFGV from the coding sequence TTGTCACTGACGACTGCTGCTATGTATATCGATTCGCACGCACATATCGAAGGCAAGCAGTTTGAGCAGGATCGCGGCGAGGTGCTGACGCGCGCGCAGGCAGCGGGTGTGGAGGCGCTGCTGGCGATCGGCAACGGCGACGGACCGGGCACTCTCGACTGCGCTGCGAATTACGCTGCGAAGCACGATTGGATTTGGGCGACAACCGGCATCCATCCACATGAGGCGCGACTGGCGGACAAAGCGGCTTATGACGAACTGGAGCGCGTGGCGCATTTGCCGAAAGTGATCGCGTGGGGCGAAATCGGGCTGGATTACTGGTACGACCACTCTCCCAGAGATGTGCAGCAGGCGGTCTTCCGGGAGCAGATGCAGATGGCCAAGGTTGCGAAGAAGCCCATCATTATCCATTGCCGTCCATCGAAACGGGGCGAAGATGCGTGGGATGATTGCCTGCGCATGTTGCGCGAGGAATGGGCTGCAACGGGATTGGGTGGCGTGCTGCACTGCTTTACGGGAGAGTTGAAGCACGTCCGCGCGGCGCTGGACCTAGGCTTCTTGATTTCTTTTGCGGGGAACGTGACTTATCCCAAGGCGCTGAACATACAGGCGGCGGCGCGCGAAGTTCCGGCTGAGAGCTTTCTGATCGAGACGGACTCGCCGTACCTGGCGCCGGTGCCGCATCGAGGCAAGCGCAATGAACCCGCATTTGTGACGGAGACTGCGCGCTTTATAGGCGAGCTGCGCGGGACGAGTGCCGAAGAAGTGGGGCGGCAGTCGTCGGCAAACTTTTACAAGTTTTTCGGAGTCTGA
- a CDS encoding response regulator transcription factor → MSQSHDFDLPAQSADGQNIAASGTIRILISDANVMGCELLTNALKRYRNFQIVGCSTSIRDTREQISSSVPEVAIVNLHLQDGPFSGFHFLRELGPDKRTRVVMMIDASNRELVVDAFRGGARGVFRRSESVQSLCRCINAVARGQVWANSTELQFLLEALESAMPLRCVDAKGNALLTQREQQIVPLIADGLTNREIAQKLNLSEHTVKNYLFRIYEKLGISSRVELILYAVTQHETAA, encoded by the coding sequence ATGTCTCAGTCTCACGACTTCGACCTTCCTGCTCAATCCGCCGATGGCCAGAATATTGCGGCCAGCGGGACGATTCGCATTCTCATATCCGATGCGAACGTAATGGGATGTGAGCTCCTTACGAACGCCTTGAAGCGGTACAGGAATTTCCAAATCGTGGGATGCTCCACCAGCATTCGGGACACCCGCGAACAGATCTCCAGCTCGGTTCCCGAGGTTGCAATTGTCAACCTCCATCTCCAGGACGGTCCATTCAGCGGATTTCATTTCCTTCGCGAACTCGGCCCGGACAAGCGCACAAGAGTCGTGATGATGATAGACGCCTCCAACCGTGAACTTGTTGTTGACGCGTTCCGCGGCGGCGCGCGTGGCGTATTTCGCCGTTCCGAGTCCGTTCAGTCTCTGTGCCGCTGCATCAACGCCGTTGCTCGAGGACAAGTGTGGGCCAATAGCACGGAGCTTCAGTTCTTGCTGGAAGCACTCGAGTCGGCAATGCCTTTGCGCTGCGTGGATGCCAAAGGTAATGCGCTCCTTACCCAACGCGAGCAGCAGATTGTTCCTTTGATTGCTGATGGTCTCACCAACCGCGAGATCGCACAAAAGCTCAATCTCAGCGAACACACAGTCAAGAATTACCTCTTCCGAATCTACGAGAAGCTTGGTATCTCAAGCCGGGTCGAACTTATCCTGTACGCCGTTACTCAGCATGAAACTGCTGCTTGA
- a CDS encoding polyprenyl synthetase family protein: protein MNSPATANAKEVFDLLRDDLAAIEREFGRDTVSRARAITEIGEYLRGGGGKRLRPTLLLLSAKLMNYAGDGAIKLGAVVEIIHTATLVHDDIIDEAQTRRGRPAANTQWGNSKCVLAGDWLYMQAFKVAIDARNFRILDLLIDLTQQMVEGELLQIEKLGKPITLEEHFDLIYRKTACLFSTCMQLGGLLGGGTEEQIERLGSYGRNVGMAFQIVDDVLDLTASEEVLGKPVASDLREGKATMAVIDALERCTPSERKKIETVLVERAFNGVMHADILEILTRHGSLQRASTRAAEFAEAARQDMAGFDDSTFKRALLWAPDYVVGREK, encoded by the coding sequence TTGAACAGTCCAGCAACAGCGAATGCGAAGGAAGTTTTTGATTTGCTGCGCGACGATCTTGCAGCAATCGAGCGCGAGTTCGGACGCGACACCGTTTCGCGCGCGCGCGCGATTACTGAGATCGGCGAATACTTGCGCGGCGGCGGCGGAAAGCGCCTCCGGCCTACCCTGTTGCTGCTCTCAGCAAAACTAATGAACTATGCGGGCGATGGCGCAATCAAGCTGGGCGCGGTGGTGGAGATCATCCACACGGCCACGCTGGTACACGACGACATCATCGACGAGGCGCAGACGCGTCGCGGGCGTCCGGCGGCGAATACGCAGTGGGGTAACTCGAAGTGCGTGCTGGCGGGCGACTGGCTTTACATGCAGGCGTTCAAGGTTGCGATCGACGCGCGCAACTTCCGCATCCTCGACCTGCTGATCGATCTTACGCAGCAGATGGTAGAAGGCGAGTTGCTGCAGATTGAAAAACTGGGCAAACCAATCACGCTGGAGGAACACTTCGACCTGATCTATCGGAAGACGGCGTGTTTGTTTTCAACGTGCATGCAACTGGGCGGCTTGCTGGGGGGCGGCACCGAAGAACAGATTGAACGGCTGGGCTCCTACGGACGCAATGTCGGCATGGCATTCCAGATCGTTGACGACGTGCTCGACCTGACGGCGTCCGAAGAGGTGCTGGGCAAACCGGTGGCGAGCGATTTGCGTGAAGGCAAAGCTACGATGGCAGTCATCGACGCGCTGGAGCGCTGCACACCCTCAGAGCGGAAGAAGATTGAGACCGTGCTGGTCGAGCGCGCCTTCAACGGCGTGATGCACGCAGACATCCTGGAAATCCTGACTCGTCATGGCTCTCTGCAAAGGGCTAGCACGCGCGCGGCGGAATTCGCCGAGGCAGCCCGGCAGGATATGGCTGGATTCGATGACTCAACTTTTAAACGCGCACTGCTGTGGGCACCGGATTACGTAGTGGGTCGAGAGAAATAG
- a CDS encoding YajQ family cyclic di-GMP-binding protein → MAADNSFDIVSKVDLQEVSNAIQQALKEVHQRYDLKDSHSNIEMEGKEALILTSADDYKLKAVNEVLQSKLVKRGVPLKALDYGKIESAAGSTVRQRVTMQQGIPTEKAKDIVKAIKDSKKKVQASIQGDFVRVSGKDRDTLQEIMALLKQKDFGVDMQFTNYRSN, encoded by the coding sequence ATGGCTGCCGATAATTCATTTGACATCGTGAGCAAGGTGGATCTGCAGGAGGTTTCAAACGCCATCCAGCAGGCCCTGAAAGAAGTCCATCAGCGGTACGATCTGAAGGATTCGCACTCGAACATCGAGATGGAAGGCAAGGAAGCGCTCATACTGACTTCGGCCGACGATTACAAGCTGAAGGCGGTAAACGAGGTGTTGCAATCGAAACTGGTGAAGCGCGGTGTCCCGTTGAAGGCGCTGGATTACGGAAAGATTGAATCGGCGGCGGGCAGCACGGTTCGCCAGCGAGTGACGATGCAACAAGGCATCCCGACGGAAAAGGCCAAGGACATCGTAAAGGCGATCAAGGACTCGAAGAAGAAGGTGCAGGCGTCGATCCAGGGCGACTTCGTGCGGGTGAGCGGCAAAGACCGCGATACGCTGCAGGAGATTATGGCCTTGCTGAAGCAGAAAGATTTCGGCGTCGATATGCAGTTCACAAACTATCGGTCGAACTGA
- the argS gene encoding arginine--tRNA ligase yields the protein MYRQLQRRLVQHVRDFLRDKYQVELSNIVVEQPPKIEMGEYALPLSFELAKRLRKAPRKIAEEFIATIPPIDGFLPFEVAGAGYINARVDRAALASQVVRDAEQQLTAQEAAVVRDEKILVEHTSINPNKAAHIGHLRNSILGDTFVRLLRAAGRQVDVQNYIDNTGVQVADVVVGFVYIDHKSKAEIEQLIESTPKFDYYCWDLYAKVSQWYAEDKANLQVRLDTLHAIEQGGNELSEIAELISTAVLHRHLETMERLQIEYDFLPRESEILRLHFWNTAFEQLKAKGVLRRVTTGKNKGCWVMTRPGAVGWSAGIIETEMPKAADSGEGTDDLQNPDDDAKVIVRSNGTVGYVGKDIAYHLWKFGLLGVDVSGPHRIQARGIVDFGYKKFFQYTDGHWAWISTDPTGGEPDHPHFGGVSEIYNVIDARQSEPQETVKEAIRLLGYGDKADHYTHFSYEMVALTPRCAMELGYTVSEEDQQRSYIEVSGRKGFGVKADDLLDKLIVAAKAEVDSRHPDLTDDERLDIATQIAIGALRYFMLKFTKQSVIAFDFREALSFEGETGPYAQYAIVRAANIFRKGGTTAEEVLAKAGGAPIAGGVQAGGAGLQPCIQADTTQGASTPGVSFAPYFEGETGTEIWQLWVLASQTSHIIEQAIAATEPAYLAKHAFQLAQQFSNFYHRHHILTESDEGRKQFLMTTAAVVQRELIRVLAIMGVSAPTVM from the coding sequence GTGTATCGACAGCTCCAGCGCCGTCTTGTGCAACACGTCCGCGACTTTCTGCGCGACAAATACCAAGTCGAACTCTCCAATATTGTCGTCGAGCAGCCTCCGAAGATTGAGATGGGCGAGTACGCTCTCCCGCTATCGTTCGAGTTGGCCAAACGCCTGCGCAAAGCTCCGCGCAAGATCGCCGAAGAGTTCATCGCGACCATACCGCCCATCGATGGGTTCCTGCCTTTCGAGGTCGCGGGCGCTGGATACATTAACGCTCGCGTCGACCGTGCCGCGCTTGCCTCGCAGGTGGTTCGCGACGCCGAGCAGCAGCTCACCGCCCAGGAAGCCGCCGTCGTCCGCGACGAGAAGATCCTGGTCGAGCACACGTCCATCAATCCCAACAAGGCCGCGCACATCGGACACCTGCGCAACTCGATTCTTGGCGATACGTTCGTGCGCCTGCTCCGCGCTGCCGGCAGGCAAGTCGATGTACAGAACTACATCGACAACACAGGCGTTCAGGTAGCCGACGTCGTCGTCGGCTTTGTGTACATCGACCACAAGTCCAAGGCGGAGATCGAGCAGCTCATCGAGTCCACTCCCAAGTTTGACTACTACTGCTGGGATCTCTACGCCAAGGTGTCGCAGTGGTACGCGGAAGACAAAGCAAACCTTCAAGTAAGACTTGATACATTGCACGCTATCGAGCAGGGCGGAAACGAACTTTCGGAGATAGCGGAGCTCATCTCCACGGCCGTGCTGCATCGCCATCTGGAGACGATGGAGCGTCTCCAGATCGAGTACGACTTCCTGCCGCGCGAGAGCGAAATCCTCCGCCTGCACTTCTGGAACACCGCGTTCGAGCAACTCAAAGCCAAGGGTGTTCTTCGCCGTGTGACTACAGGCAAGAACAAGGGCTGTTGGGTCATGACCCGCCCGGGTGCGGTCGGTTGGTCCGCCGGGATAATTGAAACAGAGATGCCCAAAGCTGCGGACAGCGGCGAAGGCACTGATGACCTTCAAAATCCGGATGATGATGCAAAGGTCATAGTTCGCTCGAACGGTACTGTCGGGTACGTCGGAAAAGACATCGCGTATCATCTCTGGAAATTTGGGTTACTCGGTGTTGATGTTTCAGGTCCGCATCGAATCCAAGCTCGCGGTATTGTTGATTTCGGCTATAAAAAGTTTTTCCAGTACACAGATGGGCACTGGGCATGGATCTCTACCGATCCCACCGGCGGCGAGCCTGACCATCCGCACTTCGGAGGCGTGTCGGAAATTTATAACGTAATCGACGCCCGCCAGAGCGAACCTCAGGAGACGGTCAAGGAGGCCATCCGCCTGCTCGGCTACGGCGACAAGGCCGATCACTACACGCACTTCAGCTACGAGATGGTCGCATTGACGCCTCGCTGCGCCATGGAGCTCGGCTACACGGTCAGCGAAGAGGATCAGCAGCGTTCGTATATCGAAGTCAGCGGACGCAAAGGCTTCGGCGTAAAGGCCGACGACCTGCTCGACAAGCTCATTGTGGCCGCAAAGGCCGAGGTCGATTCACGGCATCCTGACCTGACCGACGACGAGCGCCTCGACATCGCCACGCAGATCGCAATAGGTGCGTTGCGCTACTTCATGCTCAAGTTCACGAAGCAATCGGTCATTGCCTTCGACTTCCGCGAGGCGCTGTCCTTCGAGGGCGAGACCGGTCCTTACGCGCAATACGCCATCGTGCGCGCCGCCAACATCTTCCGCAAAGGCGGTACAACTGCCGAAGAAGTTCTGGCCAAGGCGGGTGGAGCACCGATAGCGGGTGGAGTACAGGCGGGTGGAGCAGGGCTTCAGCCCTGCATTCAGGCAGACACCACTCAAGGGGCTTCAACCCCTGGGGTATCCTTTGCACCGTATTTTGAGGGTGAGACGGGAACGGAAATCTGGCAGCTCTGGGTGCTGGCCTCGCAAACTTCCCACATCATCGAACAGGCGATTGCCGCGACCGAACCTGCTTACCTGGCAAAACACGCTTTCCAGTTGGCGCAGCAGTTCAGCAACTTCTACCATCGCCACCACATCCTCACCGAGTCTGACGAGGGTCGAAAGCAATTTCTGATGACGACGGCGGCCGTGGTCCAGCGGGAACTAATTCGAGTGCTGGCCATTATGGGCGTCAGCGCGCCAACGGTGATGTAG
- the metG gene encoding methionine--tRNA ligase produces MDDKSHNKFYITTPIYYVNARPHIGHTYTTIVCDAIARRQRMLGADTFFLTGTDEHGQKIERSANAAGKSPQQFTDEVSAEFKALWDRMGIKYDKFIRTTSPEHKRGVQEMFRLLRDKGYIYKASYSGQYCVYDELYVDVNTPGAPCPDCGRPTETVTEENYFFKLSAMEDRLLKLYTENPQFILPETRRNEVIAFVRGGLRDLSISRTTFKWGIPVPDDPEHVIYVWLDALCNYTTALGFGSPDKNGQAQFERYWPADVHMIGKEIVRFHCVYWPAFLLAAELPLPKQIVAHGWLLFEENKMSKSRGNIVRSETILEVLGADALRYFLMREIVFGQDGSFSFDALVQRFNSDLANGLGNLASRTLSMITRYFKGEVPYPSATAARAASDEAIAKLATETIAQFNVQWNEFQFSRALETAWALVGAVDKYIVENQPWAVAEKQDEDSRSRLATILYTSAEALRIVTALSHAVLPDSTAKIWAQMGLGDITKFKLNELKWGQLSVGTKLGKVEAVFPRADKASIERMQQMEQDRTAAAAAAANGTNPEAKTESAQQPAGTGAQAGQSATQAAAANPAGVAAETSAPQPTTAAAPQSPMITIDDFLKVDLRVGQVKFAEKVKGADKLLRIEVDLGYETRQVVAGIAKAYDPEKLIGRKVVIVANLQPRKLRGLESQGMIVAASFGEEGQPVLASFLEDVPVGSKLK; encoded by the coding sequence ATGGATGATAAAAGTCACAACAAGTTTTACATCACGACGCCCATCTACTACGTGAATGCGCGCCCGCACATCGGGCATACGTACACGACCATCGTGTGCGATGCGATCGCACGACGGCAAAGGATGCTTGGCGCAGACACGTTCTTTCTGACGGGAACGGACGAGCACGGCCAGAAGATCGAGCGCTCGGCAAATGCGGCTGGCAAGTCGCCGCAGCAGTTCACGGATGAGGTCTCGGCAGAATTCAAGGCACTGTGGGACCGCATGGGCATCAAGTACGACAAGTTCATTCGTACGACGAGCCCCGAGCACAAGCGCGGCGTACAGGAGATGTTCCGCCTGCTGCGCGACAAAGGCTACATCTACAAGGCGAGCTACAGCGGACAGTACTGCGTTTACGACGAGCTTTATGTGGACGTGAATACGCCGGGTGCGCCGTGCCCGGACTGCGGGCGTCCGACCGAAACGGTGACGGAGGAGAACTATTTCTTCAAGCTGTCGGCCATGGAAGACCGCCTGCTAAAGCTGTACACGGAAAACCCTCAGTTCATCCTGCCAGAGACGCGGCGCAATGAAGTGATCGCATTCGTGCGCGGCGGATTGCGCGATCTGTCGATCTCGCGCACGACATTCAAATGGGGAATCCCGGTGCCGGATGATCCGGAGCACGTGATTTACGTCTGGCTGGATGCGCTTTGTAATTACACCACGGCACTCGGTTTCGGGTCGCCGGACAAAAACGGCCAGGCACAATTCGAGCGCTACTGGCCGGCAGATGTGCACATGATCGGCAAGGAGATCGTGCGCTTTCATTGCGTGTACTGGCCGGCTTTCCTGCTCGCGGCGGAGTTGCCGCTTCCGAAGCAGATCGTTGCACACGGCTGGCTGCTTTTTGAAGAGAACAAGATGTCGAAGTCGCGCGGGAACATCGTGCGGAGCGAGACGATTCTTGAAGTGCTCGGGGCCGACGCGCTGCGCTATTTCCTGATGAGAGAGATCGTCTTCGGGCAGGACGGATCGTTCTCGTTCGATGCGCTGGTGCAGCGCTTCAACAGCGACCTGGCGAATGGCCTCGGGAATCTTGCGAGCCGTACGCTGTCGATGATCACCCGATACTTCAAGGGCGAGGTTCCGTATCCGTCGGCGACGGCAGCTCGCGCTGCGTCGGACGAGGCGATCGCGAAGCTCGCGACCGAAACGATCGCGCAATTCAATGTGCAGTGGAACGAGTTCCAGTTCTCTCGCGCGTTGGAAACGGCGTGGGCACTGGTGGGTGCAGTGGATAAGTACATCGTCGAGAACCAGCCATGGGCTGTTGCGGAGAAGCAGGATGAGGACAGCCGTTCGCGGCTGGCAACGATCCTGTACACGTCGGCCGAAGCGCTTCGAATTGTGACCGCGTTGAGCCATGCGGTGCTGCCGGATTCCACGGCGAAGATCTGGGCGCAGATGGGACTAGGCGACATCACGAAGTTCAAACTGAACGAACTCAAATGGGGACAGCTTTCGGTGGGAACGAAGCTGGGCAAGGTGGAAGCAGTTTTTCCCCGAGCTGATAAGGCCAGTATCGAAAGGATGCAGCAGATGGAGCAGGACAGGACCGCCGCGGCAGCAGCAGCGGCGAACGGGACGAACCCGGAAGCGAAGACGGAATCGGCACAGCAGCCGGCGGGAACAGGCGCGCAGGCAGGACAATCGGCGACGCAGGCAGCAGCGGCGAATCCGGCCGGTGTTGCCGCCGAGACATCGGCACCCCAGCCGACGACAGCCGCGGCTCCGCAGAGCCCGATGATCACGATTGATGACTTCCTGAAAGTCGATCTGCGCGTCGGCCAGGTGAAGTTTGCGGAGAAGGTAAAGGGTGCGGACAAGTTACTGCGGATTGAAGTGGATCTCGGCTACGAAACGCGGCAGGTCGTCGCAGGCATCGCGAAAGCCTACGACCCTGAGAAGCTGATCGGGCGGAAGGTTGTCATCGTTGCAAACCTTCAGCCACGCAAGCTGCGAGGACTGGAATCGCAGGGCATGATCGTCGCCGCAAGCTTCGGAGAAGAAGGCCAGCCGGTGCTGGCAAGCTTCCTGGAGGATGTGCCCGTGGGGTCGAAGCTGAAGTAA
- the larC gene encoding nickel pincer cofactor biosynthesis protein LarC, producing the protein MRIAYLDCFSGISGDMFLGALVDAGVPAELLLETVRSLNVGAELEVSRVDRNGITATKVDVVVGGVKDMPREEYWEARREGVAGHSHEHQHEHSHGEGSTHSHPHDHAPQHSHSHDDKEHKHRHEGPHEHRGLKEIREIIGKAAISGTAMQTALRIFQNLGEAEAKIHNKDVETIHFHEVGSVDAIVDIVCAAVGAEALGVDDWHCSALNVGGGVVQCAHGTLPVPAPATLELLKNAPVYSSEIKKELVTPTGAAIVRTLVKEFAGFPAVRVSAMGYGAGARNFKGAANVVRLTVGEAVIPDAPTRDLAEVRSASQAGQDGASPEADAVMVIEANLDDMTPQVFGYVIERLLDAGALDAFGTPVQMKKSRPGFVLTALTRVEDAQRIAALIFAETTTIGIRMRREIRQTLDRRHVSVQTPWGEIRVKVAERNGAVSNVAPEFEDCKKIAVEHGIPLKTVMQEAMRLYTEKLASGD; encoded by the coding sequence ATGCGGATCGCATACCTGGATTGTTTTTCCGGAATCAGTGGTGACATGTTCCTGGGCGCGCTGGTCGATGCTGGCGTCCCGGCGGAACTGTTGCTGGAGACCGTTCGCTCGCTGAACGTTGGCGCTGAACTGGAAGTGTCTCGTGTAGACCGGAACGGCATCACGGCAACTAAGGTGGACGTGGTCGTCGGTGGCGTAAAGGACATGCCACGCGAGGAATACTGGGAAGCGCGGCGGGAAGGCGTAGCGGGACATTCGCATGAACATCAGCACGAGCATTCGCACGGAGAGGGCTCGACGCACTCGCATCCCCACGACCATGCACCCCAGCACTCCCATAGTCATGATGACAAGGAACATAAGCATCGGCACGAAGGCCCGCATGAGCATCGCGGGTTAAAAGAGATTCGGGAGATTATTGGCAAGGCGGCGATCTCCGGCACGGCCATGCAGACGGCGCTGCGCATCTTCCAGAACCTTGGCGAGGCTGAGGCTAAGATTCACAATAAGGATGTCGAGACAATCCACTTTCACGAAGTTGGGTCGGTGGATGCGATCGTCGACATCGTCTGCGCCGCCGTAGGCGCCGAGGCGTTGGGTGTGGATGATTGGCACTGCTCGGCGCTGAACGTGGGTGGCGGAGTGGTGCAGTGCGCGCACGGTACGCTTCCCGTTCCCGCTCCGGCGACACTGGAACTTCTGAAAAATGCGCCAGTGTATTCCTCGGAGATCAAGAAGGAACTAGTGACGCCGACAGGCGCGGCAATCGTGCGTACGCTGGTTAAGGAGTTCGCAGGCTTTCCCGCAGTGCGCGTCTCGGCAATGGGGTATGGCGCCGGCGCGAGGAACTTTAAAGGCGCGGCGAATGTGGTTCGCCTGACAGTTGGCGAAGCCGTGATTCCCGACGCGCCAACTCGAGACCTAGCCGAGGTTCGCTCAGCCTCGCAGGCGGGGCAAGATGGGGCATCGCCGGAAGCAGATGCCGTGATGGTCATCGAGGCGAACCTGGATGACATGACCCCGCAGGTGTTTGGATACGTGATCGAGCGATTGCTGGACGCAGGAGCGCTGGATGCGTTTGGGACGCCGGTGCAGATGAAGAAGAGCCGTCCGGGATTTGTCTTGACGGCACTGACGCGGGTTGAAGATGCGCAGCGAATTGCCGCCCTGATCTTCGCCGAGACTACGACCATCGGCATCAGGATGCGTCGCGAAATCCGCCAGACGCTGGATCGTCGCCATGTTTCGGTACAGACGCCGTGGGGCGAAATTCGCGTGAAGGTTGCAGAACGGAATGGCGCTGTGAGCAACGTGGCACCGGAGTTCGAGGATTGTAAAAAGATTGCGGTGGAGCATGGCATACCACTGAAAACGGTGATGCAGGAAGCGATGAGGCTTTATACCGAGAAGTTAGCCTCGGGGGACTAA
- a CDS encoding UDP-glucuronic acid decarboxylase family protein has translation MPVRTIVTGGGGFLGSHLCDALIAEGHYVVAVDNLLTGRLDNLRQLANEPRFEFVQHDVCEQFDVGPIDYVFHFASPASPVDYMIHGISTLTAGSLGTFNALDLARTYGAKFLLASTSECYGDPHVHPQPETYWGHVNPIGPRSVYDEAKRFSEATTMAYHRYFGLDTRIARIFNTYGPRLQLNDGRVIANFMKQALRGEDLTVYGDGLQTRSFCYVSDEIEGILRLALSDEHLPTNIGNPDEFTILECARLVLKVTDSSSKITFESLPEDDPRQRCPDIAKAKVRLGWEPRINLDSGLRLSLDYFRQVVAAGSQEVAS, from the coding sequence ATGCCGGTGAGGACGATCGTCACGGGAGGCGGTGGATTTCTCGGATCGCATCTTTGCGACGCTCTTATCGCGGAAGGACATTATGTCGTCGCCGTCGACAATCTGCTGACGGGGCGCTTGGACAATCTCCGCCAGTTGGCGAATGAGCCCCGCTTCGAATTTGTGCAGCACGATGTCTGCGAGCAATTCGACGTTGGCCCCATCGATTACGTGTTCCACTTCGCCAGCCCAGCCAGCCCCGTGGACTACATGATTCATGGTATTTCTACGCTTACCGCCGGTTCGCTGGGCACCTTCAACGCGCTCGATTTGGCGCGCACGTACGGTGCGAAGTTTCTTCTCGCCTCCACCTCCGAGTGCTACGGCGATCCGCACGTGCATCCTCAACCGGAGACATATTGGGGTCATGTGAACCCGATTGGCCCCCGTTCCGTGTACGACGAAGCCAAGCGTTTCTCCGAAGCCACAACGATGGCGTATCACCGATACTTCGGCCTGGACACGCGCATTGCGCGCATCTTCAATACCTACGGCCCGCGGCTTCAACTCAATGATGGACGCGTCATCGCGAACTTCATGAAGCAGGCTCTTCGCGGCGAAGACCTCACGGTATATGGCGATGGCCTGCAGACGCGCAGTTTCTGTTACGTCTCCGACGAGATCGAAGGTATCCTCCGTCTCGCCCTGTCGGACGAACACCTTCCCACCAACATCGGCAATCCTGATGAGTTCACCATACTTGAGTGCGCCAGGCTCGTCCTAAAAGTAACGGACTCCTCAAGCAAGATCACATTCGAATCGCTGCCCGAAGACGACCCCAGGCAACGCTGTCCAGACATAGCAAAAGCGAAAGTTCGATTGGGCTGGGAACCAAGAATCAATTTGGACTCAGGCTTGCGACTCTCGCTCGACTACTTTCGCCAGGTTGTTGCCGCCGGCTCACAGGAAGTCGCGAGTTAG